The following proteins come from a genomic window of Nostoc sp. ATCC 53789:
- the lspA gene encoding signal peptidase II translates to MRLKNRLFWIAAFIAFFLDQITKYWVVQTFSLGQTLPLLTGIFHFTYVTNTGAAFSLLSGKVEWLRWLSLGVSLVLIALALFGPTLNLWDQLGYGLILGGAMGNGIDRFVLGHVVDFLDFRLISFPVFNVADSFISIGIVFLLIASFQKTPTSTGRLD, encoded by the coding sequence ATGCGTTTAAAAAACCGCCTTTTCTGGATTGCTGCCTTTATAGCTTTTTTCCTAGACCAAATAACAAAATACTGGGTGGTACAAACCTTCAGTTTGGGGCAAACACTACCACTCTTAACTGGAATATTTCACTTCACCTATGTTACTAACACTGGTGCCGCCTTTAGTCTGTTAAGTGGGAAAGTAGAGTGGTTGCGCTGGCTATCTTTAGGAGTGAGTTTGGTATTGATAGCGTTGGCTTTGTTTGGCCCAACATTAAATTTATGGGATCAGTTGGGCTATGGCTTAATTTTAGGTGGAGCTATGGGCAACGGTATTGATCGCTTTGTTTTAGGCCATGTCGTTGATTTTCTTGATTTTCGCCTAATTAGCTTTCCTGTATTTAATGTGGCAGATTCTTTTATTAGTATTGGTATTGTTTTTCTGTTAATTGCTTCCTTCCAAAAAACACCAACTTCAACAGGTAGGTTGGATTAA
- a CDS encoding transglycosylase domain-containing protein, giving the protein MSSPQPPHKPQTLIGQLTQAVHTIQARVDFSKLALKPNAKVPELWVQDAGADKAEVYPLLGDRYILGRSSKSSDIVVRNPVVSQIHLSLSRNSTQRTPVFVIKDENSTNGIYRGKRRVNSLELRHGDILTLGPPELAASVRLQYVDPPAWYVKAASWTAYGVGGVSALFALVIGVEWLKFSVRPLPTATRAPVVVYARDGATPLREPRTISHVDMKRLEEFGPYLPSAVVASEDSRYYWHFGVDPLGILRAVLINSRSGDVQQGASTVTQQVARSLFREYVGRQDTLGRKLREAVVALKLETFYSKDDILLMYLNRVFLGGDTSGFEDAARYYFEKPAKELTLAEAATLVGILPAPNAFDFCGDGPNKLEAAEYRNRVIKRLLEMGKIKLEDANRARRSTVQVSPKVCEQQAKTIAPYFYSYVFSELESILGEGAANEGNYIIETQLDPAIQSQAESALRNSVNNSGGNFNFSQGAVVTLDSSTGGILAMVGGTDYKKSQFNRAVQAKRQPGSTFKIFAYTAAIQQGISPSKSYSCAPLTWQGFTYKPCRSGAGSLDIATGLALSENPIALGVAREIGLNKVVAMAQNLGIKSNLDPVPGLVLGQSVVNVLEMTGAFGSIGNRGVWNPPHAINRILDSGDCSDRNDIKTCRVIYSFDQDPDANKRVLPSGVADEMTSLMRGVITRGTGRSAAIGLGEAGKTGTTDKNVDLWFIGFIPSRRLVTGVWLGNDNNSPTSGSSAQAAQLWGNYMRRITR; this is encoded by the coding sequence ATGAGTTCTCCCCAACCCCCTCACAAGCCACAAACGTTAATTGGTCAACTGACTCAAGCAGTCCATACTATCCAAGCTAGGGTTGATTTTTCCAAACTGGCGCTCAAGCCTAATGCCAAAGTACCGGAACTCTGGGTACAGGATGCGGGGGCGGATAAAGCAGAGGTATATCCACTGTTGGGCGATCGCTATATTCTCGGTCGTAGTTCCAAATCCAGCGATATCGTCGTCCGTAACCCCGTTGTCAGCCAAATTCACCTATCGCTATCGCGCAATTCTACTCAGCGCACACCAGTTTTCGTCATCAAAGACGAAAACTCCACCAATGGCATTTATCGTGGCAAGCGTCGTGTTAATTCCCTAGAACTACGTCATGGCGATATTCTGACTCTGGGCCCCCCAGAACTAGCCGCTTCTGTGCGCCTGCAATACGTCGATCCACCAGCGTGGTATGTCAAAGCTGCAAGTTGGACAGCTTATGGTGTTGGTGGTGTCAGCGCCTTGTTCGCCTTAGTAATTGGCGTAGAATGGCTGAAATTTTCAGTTAGACCCCTACCTACAGCTACACGCGCTCCAGTAGTTGTTTACGCTCGTGATGGAGCCACACCTCTGAGAGAGCCTCGAACTATCTCTCACGTAGATATGAAGCGTTTAGAGGAATTTGGCCCTTATTTGCCATCTGCCGTAGTAGCTTCAGAAGATAGTCGTTATTACTGGCACTTTGGGGTTGACCCTCTGGGGATTTTACGAGCCGTGTTGATCAATAGCCGTAGCGGAGATGTGCAGCAAGGAGCCAGCACTGTTACGCAGCAAGTTGCCCGCAGTTTGTTCCGTGAATATGTAGGTAGACAGGATACACTTGGACGCAAATTACGGGAAGCAGTTGTCGCCCTGAAGTTAGAAACCTTTTACAGCAAAGATGATATTTTGCTGATGTACTTAAATCGGGTTTTCTTGGGGGGAGATACCTCTGGCTTTGAGGATGCAGCTCGGTATTACTTTGAAAAGCCAGCTAAAGAATTAACTTTGGCAGAAGCAGCAACTTTGGTAGGAATTTTACCTGCTCCCAACGCATTTGATTTTTGTGGGGATGGGCCAAATAAGCTAGAAGCAGCTGAATACCGGAATCGTGTGATTAAGCGGTTGCTGGAAATGGGCAAAATTAAGCTTGAAGATGCGAACCGAGCTAGACGTTCCACTGTTCAAGTTAGTCCTAAAGTTTGTGAACAGCAGGCTAAGACGATCGCTCCTTATTTTTACAGTTACGTCTTCTCTGAACTTGAATCAATCTTGGGCGAGGGAGCCGCAAACGAAGGGAATTATATCATTGAAACCCAGCTTGATCCCGCGATCCAGAGCCAAGCTGAATCAGCGTTGCGGAATTCAGTCAACAATAGTGGTGGAAATTTTAATTTTTCTCAAGGGGCTGTGGTAACTCTTGACTCCAGTACAGGTGGCATTCTGGCAATGGTAGGCGGAACTGATTACAAAAAAAGTCAGTTCAATCGTGCTGTTCAAGCCAAAAGACAACCAGGTTCCACCTTTAAAATCTTTGCTTACACCGCCGCTATTCAACAGGGAATTTCACCATCTAAGAGTTATTCCTGCGCTCCTTTAACTTGGCAAGGCTTCACTTACAAACCCTGTCGTTCCGGTGCTGGCAGTTTAGATATTGCCACCGGGCTGGCTCTTTCAGAAAATCCCATTGCCTTGGGAGTTGCTAGAGAAATCGGGCTGAATAAAGTAGTGGCGATGGCTCAGAATTTGGGAATTAAGTCAAACCTCGATCCGGTTCCTGGCTTAGTACTGGGTCAAAGCGTGGTCAATGTTTTGGAAATGACTGGTGCTTTTGGCTCTATTGGCAATCGTGGAGTGTGGAATCCTCCCCATGCGATTAACCGAATTTTAGATAGTGGTGATTGCAGCGATCGCAATGATATCAAAACCTGCCGTGTAATTTACTCCTTCGACCAAGATCCAGATGCGAACAAACGAGTTCTGCCAAGTGGTGTAGCCGATGAGATGACTAGTTTGATGCGTGGTGTCATCACCAGAGGCACTGGTCGTAGTGCTGCCATTGGACTCGGAGAAGCCGGTAAAACAGGCACGACTGATAAAAACGTTGACTTATGGTTCATAGGTTTTATCCCAAGTCGGCGACTTGTAACTGGTGTTTGGCTGGGGAACGACAACAATTCCCCCACATCTGGTAGCAGCGCTCAAGCCGCTCAGTTGTGGGGAAATTATATGCGGAGAATTACGCGGTAA
- a CDS encoding DUF4335 domain-containing protein produces the protein MNIQRKYSLPNCTLLLEGLSDVTRAAHFQEMRPELSILVNAECYLSGYNQPLTGGREFFESLVRAVSGYAQEFLSSVPNPQAHNQESELVEFRKVDSNRHRLIIHSEGTPEGFDHSNNSKRPPIEIDLNTVQLFDLVEAVDQFFADTQTLPELSLELQPVTRRYGGASQALVRQAVPAAVGVSSLAVAAIAFNLIPPPQLRPPQPTADEQSSSTINNITPPASAAATPIATARPTLTPTANGKPAVKDLEALLNTVPEITDPSQLRALNRQVYNQVHPAWANRSGLQQDLIYRLGVAADGAIVGYKAVNKEANLEVGKTPLPNVLYNPATRPTISNEPIAQFRVVFTTQGVLQVSPWRGYARTPEVVGTKITDSNIVKNLNQKLYSTVRQTWSGKPTFTRDLKYRVAVNKDGVIADYEPLNQVAFDYFRETPLPKMFNAIYGSNVAAPNDKEPLAHFQVIFKPSGNLEVTPWRGYQ, from the coding sequence ATGAATATTCAACGTAAGTACAGTCTACCTAATTGTACACTGCTTTTAGAAGGGTTAAGTGATGTCACTAGGGCTGCACACTTCCAGGAAATGCGCCCGGAATTATCAATATTGGTAAATGCAGAATGCTATTTATCTGGTTATAATCAGCCCCTAACGGGAGGGCGGGAATTTTTTGAAAGTTTGGTGAGGGCTGTTAGTGGGTATGCCCAAGAATTTTTAAGTAGCGTACCTAATCCTCAAGCACACAATCAGGAATCGGAGCTAGTAGAGTTTCGGAAAGTTGATAGCAACCGACACAGATTAATCATCCATTCCGAAGGAACTCCAGAGGGATTCGATCACTCCAACAATTCCAAACGTCCGCCAATTGAAATAGATTTGAATACGGTGCAGTTGTTTGATTTAGTGGAAGCAGTGGATCAGTTTTTTGCTGATACCCAAACTTTACCCGAACTTTCTCTAGAACTACAACCAGTTACCAGACGCTATGGCGGTGCTAGTCAAGCTTTGGTTAGACAGGCTGTACCTGCTGCTGTGGGTGTGTCAAGTTTAGCAGTAGCTGCGATCGCCTTTAACTTGATTCCACCTCCCCAACTTCGTCCACCACAGCCAACAGCAGATGAGCAAAGTAGCTCTACAATAAACAATATCACTCCTCCAGCATCAGCTGCTGCAACACCCATTGCTACGGCAAGGCCCACACTAACGCCTACAGCTAATGGAAAGCCGGCAGTTAAAGATTTAGAAGCACTTTTAAATACAGTTCCAGAAATTACCGATCCATCTCAGTTACGTGCATTGAATCGTCAAGTTTACAATCAAGTTCATCCAGCTTGGGCTAATCGCTCAGGATTGCAACAAGATTTGATTTACCGTCTGGGTGTAGCTGCGGATGGTGCGATCGTTGGTTATAAAGCGGTGAATAAAGAAGCGAATCTAGAAGTAGGTAAAACTCCTCTGCCTAACGTACTTTACAATCCAGCTACCCGTCCGACCATTTCCAATGAACCAATCGCCCAATTTCGTGTAGTATTTACTACACAAGGTGTCCTGCAAGTTAGCCCTTGGCGGGGATATGCTAGAACGCCAGAGGTAGTGGGTACAAAAATTACTGACTCTAATATAGTCAAAAATTTAAATCAAAAGCTTTATAGTACAGTTCGGCAAACTTGGAGTGGCAAACCCACCTTTACGCGAGATTTGAAATATCGGGTAGCAGTCAACAAAGATGGCGTAATTGCTGACTACGAACCACTAAACCAAGTTGCCTTTGACTATTTTCGGGAAACACCCCTTCCCAAGATGTTCAACGCTATCTACGGCTCTAATGTAGCAGCCCCCAACGATAAAGAACCTCTCGCTCACTTCCAAGTGATATTCAAGCCTAGCGGCAACCTGGAAGTTACACCTTGGAGGGGATATCAATAA
- a CDS encoding DUF3038 domain-containing protein — translation MNVSASLTPFNSPTQDSLPTILDTLPDPAIASKTCPRRTRLQIDLILLAIEALELGGSEAILSFAQELDLKGIVKDRVNLWRMRSSNPLRRAHIRRPLTIMEAKALVVIACYIARRLTVVIRQLLMICQQMEEKQIPLEQNLRLSNYLERFRAHFKSRMNARRSGVLALTSDEKLDELAINLLGQLLFCTGTAGMQRFWISLFDGEVE, via the coding sequence ATGAATGTCTCAGCAAGTTTAACGCCGTTCAACAGTCCAACTCAAGATTCATTGCCTACGATTCTGGACACTTTGCCAGATCCTGCGATCGCTTCCAAGACTTGTCCTCGGAGAACGCGGTTGCAAATTGACCTGATTTTATTGGCAATTGAAGCTTTAGAGCTTGGTGGTTCGGAAGCAATCTTGAGTTTTGCTCAAGAGTTGGATCTCAAAGGAATTGTTAAAGACAGGGTGAATTTATGGCGGATGCGTAGCTCTAACCCGCTACGGAGAGCGCATATCCGCCGTCCCTTAACTATCATGGAAGCAAAAGCTCTGGTAGTCATTGCTTGCTACATAGCGCGGCGTTTAACTGTTGTCATTCGCCAGTTATTAATGATATGTCAACAAATGGAAGAAAAGCAGATTCCATTGGAACAGAATTTGCGTCTATCTAATTACCTAGAGCGGTTTAGAGCGCATTTTAAAAGCCGGATGAATGCCCGACGTTCTGGTGTACTAGCATTAACTTCTGATGAAAAATTAGATGAGCTAGCTATAAATTTGTTAGGACAATTACTATTTTGTACTGGTACAGCTGGAATGCAGCGATTCTGGATTAGTCTTTTTGACGGTGAAGTGGAATGA
- a CDS encoding adenine phosphoribosyltransferase, which produces MDLKSLVRDIPDFPKPGILFRDITTLLRDPEGLRYTIDFLTQKCNEAEIKPDYVIGIESRGFIFGSPLAYQLGAGFIPIRKKGKLPAAVHSIEYDLEYGTDCLELHQDALHESSRVLIVDDLIATGGTASATAKLVQKIGCELVGFGFIIELRDLEGRKYLPDVPIISLIEY; this is translated from the coding sequence ATGGATTTGAAGTCTCTCGTTCGTGACATTCCAGATTTTCCCAAACCCGGAATTTTATTTCGGGATATTACTACATTACTGCGCGATCCAGAGGGATTACGCTATACTATTGACTTTTTAACACAAAAATGCAACGAAGCTGAAATAAAACCAGATTATGTAATTGGTATAGAGTCAAGAGGATTTATTTTTGGCTCACCTCTGGCTTATCAATTAGGGGCTGGTTTTATTCCCATCCGCAAAAAAGGTAAGTTACCAGCAGCAGTTCACTCAATTGAATATGATCTAGAGTATGGTACTGACTGTCTGGAACTGCATCAAGACGCTTTACATGAAAGTAGCCGAGTTTTGATTGTGGACGATTTGATTGCCACGGGTGGAACTGCGAGTGCAACAGCAAAGTTAGTGCAGAAGATTGGCTGCGAATTAGTAGGATTTGGGTTTATTATCGAGCTACGGGATTTAGAAGGGCGTAAATATCTGCCAGACGTGCCGATTATCTCTCTAATTGAATATTAG
- a CDS encoding ABC transporter permease: MTSTKISLETGRDWLIRLVTSETFIYVAKRVLQALLTLFLASALSFFIIQLAPGDYVDTLRQNPKISPERIEEIKRQFGLDKSWPEQFWLWLWRILTKGDFGTSFIYQRSVASLLWERVPATLLLAIASLIVTWAIAIPLGIFAAVNQNKLSDRLLQVISYAGQGFPSFITALALLVLAQITSPLFPVGSMTSINHSELTWFGKILDVGWHMILPTIALSITSFAGLQRITRGELLDVLRQDYIQTARAKGLPENRVIYVHALRNAVNPLITLLGFELAGLLNGAFIAEFFFNWPGLGRLTLQALQAQDLYLLMASLVMGAVLLIAGNLIADLMLKAADPRIRLENLN; this comes from the coding sequence ATGACATCTACGAAAATTTCCTTGGAGACAGGTCGGGATTGGCTAATCAGGCTAGTCACGAGCGAAACTTTTATTTATGTGGCAAAGCGGGTATTGCAGGCACTACTGACTCTGTTTTTGGCATCAGCATTATCGTTTTTCATTATTCAACTCGCTCCAGGGGATTATGTAGATACGCTGCGGCAAAACCCGAAGATATCTCCAGAAAGAATTGAGGAAATTAAGCGGCAGTTTGGTCTTGATAAGTCTTGGCCAGAGCAATTTTGGCTATGGCTATGGCGAATCTTGACAAAAGGAGATTTTGGCACGAGTTTTATTTATCAACGTTCAGTGGCATCGCTTTTGTGGGAAAGAGTACCAGCTACTTTGCTATTAGCGATCGCATCTTTAATTGTCACATGGGCGATCGCCATCCCTCTAGGGATTTTTGCTGCTGTTAACCAAAATAAGCTATCAGACCGGCTTTTACAGGTGATTAGCTATGCCGGACAAGGCTTTCCCAGTTTCATCACGGCCTTGGCACTGCTGGTTTTAGCCCAAATCACCTCGCCGTTATTCCCAGTGGGTAGTATGACTAGCATCAATCACTCAGAACTAACATGGTTTGGCAAAATCTTAGATGTCGGCTGGCACATGATTTTACCTACGATTGCCCTCTCAATTACTAGTTTTGCTGGTTTACAACGCATCACTCGTGGCGAATTATTGGATGTGCTGCGTCAAGATTATATCCAAACGGCTCGTGCTAAAGGTCTGCCAGAAAACCGCGTCATCTACGTTCATGCACTTCGTAACGCCGTAAATCCCTTAATTACCTTATTGGGTTTTGAATTAGCTGGTTTATTAAACGGTGCCTTCATTGCCGAATTTTTCTTCAACTGGCCCGGTTTAGGAAGGTTGACTCTACAGGCTTTACAAGCTCAAGATTTATATTTGTTAATGGCAAGCTTGGTAATGGGCGCAGTGTTGCTGATTGCTGGTAATTTAATTGCCGATTTGATGTTAAAAGCCGCCGATCCACGTATTCGGCTAGAAAATCTCAATTAG
- a CDS encoding DUF1778 domain-containing protein produces the protein MLARSKMDNLGRNQVINIRVQEQQRDLIDNAASILGKNRSDFMLEVACREAEKVICNKTFFALDEERYQKFLAILDSPPKTNEEIRKLLTAKSPWD, from the coding sequence ATGCTTGCCCGTTCTAAAATGGATAACCTTGGTCGTAACCAAGTAATTAATATTAGAGTTCAAGAACAACAACGGGATTTAATTGATAATGCTGCATCGATTCTTGGCAAGAACCGTTCTGACTTTATGTTAGAAGTTGCCTGTCGAGAAGCAGAAAAAGTCATCTGTAACAAGACTTTCTTTGCGTTAGACGAGGAAAGATATCAAAAATTCCTTGCTATTTTGGACTCACCACCTAAAACAAATGAAGAAATTCGTAAATTATTAACAGCTAAATCTCCTTGGGATTAA
- a CDS encoding GNAT family N-acetyltransferase translates to MMKQTKIINPPQSLTLKHDVLEFESKSEALNNWLKEKALKNEGDTARTFVVNIENKVIGYYCLATASVIHLIAVSKAKRNAPDPIPCMLIGRLAVDIKWEGRGIGSGLLKDAIIRTLTVSQMAGIRCVLVHAKDEEAKRFYLKYGFQPSPIEPLTLMMTLKDIRANLID, encoded by the coding sequence ATGATGAAACAAACAAAAATTATTAATCCTCCTCAGTCACTTACTCTTAAGCATGATGTATTAGAATTTGAATCTAAATCAGAAGCTTTGAATAATTGGCTGAAGGAGAAAGCTTTGAAAAATGAGGGAGATACGGCTAGAACTTTTGTAGTAAATATTGAAAATAAAGTAATAGGCTATTACTGTTTAGCAACTGCTTCTGTAATTCATTTAATAGCTGTTAGCAAAGCTAAACGGAACGCACCAGACCCTATACCGTGTATGCTTATCGGAAGACTTGCTGTAGACATTAAATGGGAAGGACGGGGTATAGGGTCTGGTTTATTAAAAGATGCTATTATTCGTACTTTAACAGTATCCCAAATGGCGGGTATTAGATGTGTTTTGGTTCATGCTAAGGATGAAGAAGCCAAAAGATTTTATTTAAAATACGGGTTTCAACCCTCGCCAATAGAACCATTAACGCTAATGATGACTTTAAAAGATATTCGAGCAAACCTTATAGATTAA
- the purF gene encoding amidophosphoribosyltransferase — protein MISIHSVTSDEYPDPTNNPINSHENQPDKPEEACGVFGIYAPGENVAKLTYFGLYALQHRGQESAGIATFEGAKVHLHKDMGLVSQVFNETILDQLPGSLAVGHTRYSTTGSSRKVNAQPAVLETRLGSLALAHNGNLVNTVQLRQELLEKKYNLVTTTDSEMIAFAIAEAINAGADWLEGSIQAFHRCEGAFSLVIGTPNGVMGVRDTNGIRPLVIGTLAGNPVRYVLASETCGLDIIGAEYLRDVEPGELVWITEEGLASYHWSQQPQRKLCIFEMIYFARPDSIMHNESLYSYRMRLGHQLAKESCVDADIVFGVPDSGIPAAIGFSQASGVAYAEGLIKNRYVGRTFIQPTQTMRESGIRMKLNPLKDVLAGKRVIIVDDSIVRGTTSRKLVKTLREAGAVEVHMRISSPPVTHPCFYGIDTDSQDQLIAATKSVAEIAKQLEVDSLAYLSWEGMLEATREDTNSFCSACFTGDYPVAIPEPVKRSKLSLEKVVV, from the coding sequence ATGATATCTATTCATTCTGTCACTTCGGATGAATACCCCGACCCTACCAACAACCCAATCAATAGTCATGAAAATCAGCCTGACAAGCCAGAAGAAGCTTGTGGTGTTTTTGGCATCTACGCACCAGGAGAAAACGTTGCTAAACTGACCTACTTTGGATTGTATGCCCTCCAGCATCGGGGTCAAGAATCAGCTGGGATTGCTACCTTTGAAGGTGCAAAAGTCCATCTCCACAAAGATATGGGCTTGGTGTCTCAAGTTTTTAATGAAACCATCTTGGATCAATTGCCTGGTAGCCTTGCTGTTGGTCACACTCGCTATTCCACCACAGGTTCTAGCCGCAAAGTTAATGCCCAACCCGCAGTCCTGGAAACTCGCTTAGGTTCACTAGCTCTTGCACACAATGGTAATTTAGTCAATACAGTGCAACTACGTCAAGAGTTGCTTGAGAAAAAATACAACTTAGTCACCACAACAGACTCAGAAATGATTGCTTTTGCGATCGCAGAAGCCATCAATGCTGGTGCAGATTGGCTAGAAGGTTCAATTCAAGCATTTCACCGTTGTGAAGGAGCCTTTAGTTTAGTTATTGGCACTCCTAACGGTGTTATGGGTGTCCGTGACACCAACGGTATTCGTCCTCTAGTAATTGGGACTTTAGCAGGTAATCCAGTTCGTTATGTTTTGGCATCCGAGACTTGTGGTTTAGACATCATTGGAGCCGAATACCTGCGAGATGTAGAACCAGGTGAATTAGTTTGGATTACTGAAGAAGGTTTAGCTTCCTATCATTGGAGTCAACAGCCCCAAAGGAAATTGTGTATCTTCGAGATGATTTACTTTGCCCGCCCTGATAGCATTATGCACAACGAGAGTTTGTACAGCTATCGGATGCGGTTAGGACATCAACTAGCTAAAGAATCTTGTGTCGATGCCGATATAGTCTTTGGTGTTCCTGATTCTGGTATTCCTGCTGCGATCGGATTTTCTCAAGCTTCTGGTGTAGCTTACGCTGAAGGACTGATTAAAAATCGCTATGTTGGACGAACCTTTATTCAGCCAACCCAAACCATGCGCGAGTCAGGTATCCGCATGAAACTCAACCCACTCAAAGATGTGCTGGCGGGTAAACGAGTAATTATTGTTGATGACTCCATTGTTCGTGGTACTACCAGCCGTAAACTAGTCAAAACCCTGCGTGAAGCGGGTGCAGTAGAAGTACACATGCGAATCTCTTCCCCACCAGTAACTCATCCTTGCTTCTATGGCATCGATACCGATTCTCAGGATCAGCTGATTGCTGCTACTAAGTCAGTAGCCGAAATTGCCAAGCAACTGGAAGTAGACAGCCTCGCCTATCTCAGTTGGGAAGGGATGCTAGAAGCAACACGAGAAGACACCAATAGTTTCTGCTCTGCCTGCTTTACTGGAGATTATCCCGTAGCGATTCCTGAGCCAGTGAAGCGTTCTAAGTTGAGTTTAGAAAAGGTAGTGGTTTAG